The following coding sequences lie in one Cyanobacterium sp. Dongsha4 genomic window:
- a CDS encoding type II toxin-antitoxin system RelE/ParE family toxin: protein MAYRVVWSPKAVEDVEAIAAYIARDSPSYAAAVVQKVIEITDELTQDATRGRLIPEIEESKVMEQFAYSYRLLYRIEGETVTVAALIHGKRLLYLTD from the coding sequence ATGGCTTATCGAGTAGTTTGGTCTCCTAAAGCAGTGGAAGATGTAGAGGCGATCGCAGCTTATATTGCAAGGGATTCACCGTCTTATGCGGCGGCAGTAGTACAAAAAGTAATTGAAATAACCGATGAATTAACCCAAGATGCCACCAGAGGCAGACTAATTCCAGAAATTGAGGAATCAAAAGTAATGGAACAATTTGCTTACAGCTACCGTTTATTGTATCGCATTGAAGGAGAAACAGTAACCGTAGCCGCCCTGATTCACGGCAAAAGACTACTTTACTTGACTGACTAG
- a CDS encoding pitrilysin family protein — MSKKLGKIWQWLGFTFISIAIVITTHHVAFADVTPSTYRDLQFPPLAEIKLPEYERYQLDNGMVIYLIEDHRLPLISGSAVIHTGSRLDPPSQVGLAELTGSLIRLGGTANYSPEELNSILEQKAAAIESSIDETMGSVSFSSLSYDLDTIFPLFAEVIQSPAFDSQQLEVLKTQAKGAIARRNDDPGDIASREFKKLVYGDNNPYARTIEYNTLDNIQQSDIKSFHSKYVRPEGIILGIVGDFDSSQIKEKIAQYFGNWQGNSQVKPTFDTITSKQENSKGIFIADQPQLTQSNILLGHLAGKLNDPNYPTLSVMNGVLNGFGGRLHNEIRSRQGLAYSVYGVWQGAYDYPGLFVAGGQTKTDTTTQFIKTMKEEIEKLRTQPITEAELNYAKDSILNSFVFKFQNPSQTLSRMMTYEYYDYPQNFIFDYQQGVKNTQIDDVLKVAQEYLHPDKIVTLVVGNEEEIKQELQTLGQNIKQVEIK, encoded by the coding sequence ATGAGCAAAAAATTAGGCAAAATATGGCAATGGTTAGGATTCACTTTTATAAGCATCGCTATTGTCATTACTACCCATCATGTTGCTTTTGCGGATGTTACCCCCTCTACTTATCGAGATTTACAATTTCCCCCTCTAGCGGAAATTAAATTACCTGAATATGAACGTTATCAATTAGATAATGGTATGGTAATTTATCTGATAGAGGATCATCGTTTACCCTTAATTAGTGGTAGTGCTGTGATTCACACAGGTTCAAGGCTTGACCCCCCTTCTCAAGTCGGTTTAGCTGAATTAACTGGGAGTTTAATTCGTTTAGGTGGTACAGCTAATTATTCTCCAGAGGAGTTAAATTCCATTTTAGAGCAGAAAGCGGCTGCGATCGAATCTTCCATTGATGAAACGATGGGCAGTGTTAGTTTTTCCTCTCTCAGTTATGATTTAGATACTATTTTCCCTCTTTTTGCCGAAGTAATACAATCTCCTGCTTTTGACTCTCAACAGCTAGAAGTATTGAAAACTCAAGCAAAAGGTGCGATCGCACGTCGTAATGATGACCCCGGAGATATAGCCAGTAGGGAATTCAAAAAACTTGTTTATGGAGACAACAACCCCTATGCAAGAACAATTGAATACAATACCCTAGACAATATACAACAATCAGACATTAAAAGTTTTCACAGTAAATATGTTCGCCCAGAGGGAATTATTTTGGGTATAGTCGGAGACTTTGATTCTTCTCAAATAAAAGAAAAGATTGCCCAATACTTTGGTAACTGGCAAGGAAATTCACAAGTAAAACCAACATTTGACACAATCACTTCTAAACAAGAAAATAGCAAAGGAATATTTATCGCTGATCAACCACAACTAACTCAAAGTAATATTTTACTTGGTCATTTGGCAGGTAAATTAAATGATCCTAATTATCCCACCCTTAGCGTCATGAATGGGGTTTTAAATGGCTTTGGAGGCAGACTACACAATGAAATCAGATCCCGTCAAGGATTAGCTTATTCTGTCTATGGTGTTTGGCAAGGTGCTTATGACTACCCCGGTTTATTTGTAGCAGGAGGACAAACAAAAACTGATACAACAACTCAATTCATCAAAACTATGAAAGAGGAAATCGAGAAATTACGCACTCAACCCATTACAGAAGCAGAATTAAACTATGCCAAAGATTCTATACTTAACTCTTTTGTCTTTAAATTTCAGAATCCTAGTCAAACTCTATCTCGAATGATGACCTATGAATATTATGATTATCCCCAAAACTTTATATTTGACTATCAACAAGGGGTAAAAAATACTCAAATCGATGATGTTTTGAAGGTTGCTCAAGAATATTTACACCCAGATAAAATTGTGACTTTGGTGGTAGGAAACGAGGAAGAAATAAAGCAAGAGTTACAAACTTTAGGACAAAATATCAAACAAGTAGAAATTAAATAG
- a CDS encoding DUF3143 domain-containing protein, whose product MAQLTPQSPLYNFPLPEIEAWLKKMGCDQNPQELNCWYVKKGTWEAEITLDIEDICVSYLNAGADGSDIKRAFPYSLSRQDIEDAVFSGP is encoded by the coding sequence ATGGCACAATTAACACCACAAAGTCCACTGTACAATTTTCCCTTACCTGAAATAGAAGCATGGTTGAAAAAAATGGGGTGTGACCAAAATCCCCAAGAATTGAACTGTTGGTATGTAAAAAAAGGAACTTGGGAGGCAGAAATTACCCTAGATATAGAGGATATTTGTGTCAGTTATTTGAATGCAGGTGCAGATGGTAGTGATATAAAAAGGGCTTTTCCTTACTCTCTTTCTCGTCAAGATATTGAGGATGCTGTTTTTTCTGGCCCATAG
- the topA gene encoding type I DNA topoisomerase, producing MSTLVIVESPTKAKTIRNYLPKDYIVEASMGHVRDLPSSSAEVPAEYKQYPWSRLGVNVEQNFEPIYVIPKGKNKVVQQLKKALANAEELILATDEDREGESISWHLLQLLKPNVPIKRMVFHEITKEAINKALSNCRDIDENLVHAQETRRILDRLVGYTLSPLLWKKIARGLSAGRVQSVAVRLLVQRERERRAFVQAKYWDLKALLCQDKSDFEAKLITLDGKKLATGSDFDPKTGQLIKNKKVVVLSEEEATALQKQLKGKTWQVTDCEEKPTKRSPYPPFTTSTLQQEANRKLGLGAKDTMRIAQSLYENGYITYMRTDSVHLSEQAIAAARNCVEQMYGKEYLSPKPKQYKTKAKGAQEAHEAIRPAGSSFKLPKETGLRDREFALYDLIWKRTVACQMADAQLTQIAVNIAVENAVFRSSGKRIDFAGFFRAYVEGSDDPEAALENQEVILPDLKIGDRPDCKKLDVVGHETQPPARYTEASLVKTLESESVGRPSTYASIIGTIIDRGYAQIRQKALIPTFTAFAVTDLLEKNFQELVDTKFTSKMEQTLDDIASGQEQWLPYLKNFYQGENGLENQVKERETAIDPQSAKVIDLANLEGATVKIGKFGPYIESQEGEEIIKSSLPEDLTPADLDPEQIQTLLKQKKEGPTVLGHDPETDFPVYLLIGTYGPYVQLGDEPIGRAKKPKTSSFPKGVQLEDINLEMALAYLQLPRTLGEHPETGKPIKAALGRYGPYIVHDQGKDGKDYRSLKEDDVLTVTLERALEILAQPKSTRGKRGKTKTPLRELGNHPEDNEPINIYQGPYGVYFQHGKTNVKLPEGETVESMSLEKALALLQEKEGGKKTTTKRKKATTAKKTTRRKTTKK from the coding sequence ATGTCAACATTAGTTATAGTTGAATCACCTACCAAAGCCAAAACCATCCGTAACTATTTACCAAAAGATTATATTGTAGAAGCGTCCATGGGTCATGTGCGGGATTTGCCTTCTTCTTCTGCGGAAGTTCCAGCCGAGTATAAACAATACCCTTGGAGTCGTTTGGGGGTGAATGTTGAGCAGAATTTTGAGCCTATTTATGTAATTCCTAAAGGGAAGAATAAAGTTGTACAACAGTTGAAAAAGGCTTTAGCCAATGCAGAAGAATTAATCCTTGCTACAGATGAAGACAGAGAAGGGGAAAGTATTAGTTGGCATTTGTTACAGTTATTAAAGCCCAATGTGCCGATAAAAAGAATGGTTTTCCATGAGATTACCAAAGAAGCGATTAACAAGGCTTTATCTAATTGTCGGGATATTGATGAAAATTTGGTTCATGCTCAAGAAACCAGAAGAATTTTAGATCGTTTAGTGGGCTATACTCTCTCTCCTTTACTTTGGAAAAAAATTGCAAGGGGTTTATCGGCTGGTAGAGTGCAATCGGTGGCAGTGCGTTTGTTGGTGCAAAGAGAAAGAGAAAGAAGGGCTTTTGTACAGGCTAAATACTGGGATTTAAAGGCTTTATTATGTCAGGATAAAAGTGATTTTGAGGCAAAATTAATCACCTTAGACGGCAAAAAATTAGCTACTGGGAGCGATTTTGATCCTAAAACAGGGCAGTTAATTAAGAATAAGAAAGTCGTTGTTTTATCAGAGGAAGAAGCCACAGCTTTACAAAAACAGTTGAAAGGTAAAACTTGGCAAGTAACTGATTGTGAGGAAAAACCCACGAAGCGATCGCCTTATCCTCCCTTTACTACTTCTACTTTACAACAGGAGGCGAATCGTAAACTCGGTTTAGGGGCAAAAGATACCATGCGCATTGCTCAAAGTCTCTATGAAAATGGTTATATTACCTACATGAGAACTGACTCGGTACATCTTTCCGAACAGGCGATCGCAGCCGCTCGGAACTGTGTAGAACAAATGTACGGAAAAGAATATTTAAGTCCAAAACCGAAACAGTATAAAACCAAAGCCAAAGGAGCACAGGAAGCCCACGAAGCCATACGCCCTGCAGGAAGTAGCTTTAAACTGCCGAAAGAAACAGGGTTAAGAGACAGAGAATTTGCCCTCTATGACTTAATTTGGAAGCGCACCGTTGCTTGTCAAATGGCTGATGCCCAATTAACCCAGATTGCCGTTAATATTGCCGTCGAAAATGCTGTATTTCGTTCTAGCGGTAAACGCATTGATTTTGCGGGGTTTTTCCGTGCCTATGTAGAGGGTTCAGACGATCCAGAAGCGGCATTAGAAAACCAAGAGGTGATTCTCCCTGATTTAAAAATAGGTGATCGCCCCGATTGTAAAAAATTGGACGTAGTAGGACATGAAACCCAACCTCCAGCCCGTTACACCGAGGCATCCTTAGTTAAAACCCTTGAAAGTGAAAGCGTGGGTCGTCCTAGTACATACGCAAGTATTATTGGCACAATTATCGATCGAGGCTATGCCCAAATTCGTCAAAAAGCCTTAATTCCAACTTTTACCGCTTTTGCTGTCACTGATTTGTTAGAAAAAAATTTCCAAGAATTAGTCGATACTAAATTCACTTCCAAAATGGAGCAAACCCTTGATGATATTGCTTCTGGACAGGAACAATGGCTTCCCTATTTAAAAAACTTTTATCAAGGGGAAAACGGCTTAGAAAATCAAGTTAAAGAAAGAGAAACTGCGATCGATCCTCAATCTGCTAAAGTAATCGATCTAGCAAACCTTGAAGGGGCAACCGTTAAAATAGGCAAATTTGGCCCCTATATCGAATCTCAGGAAGGGGAGGAAATCATTAAGTCATCCTTGCCAGAAGACCTAACTCCTGCCGATTTAGATCCTGAGCAAATCCAAACCCTTTTAAAACAAAAAAAAGAAGGACCTACAGTCTTAGGACACGATCCAGAAACAGACTTTCCCGTCTATCTTTTAATTGGCACTTATGGACCTTATGTACAGCTAGGAGATGAACCCATCGGCAGGGCAAAAAAACCGAAAACCTCGTCTTTTCCTAAAGGGGTACAACTAGAAGATATTAACCTAGAAATGGCTTTAGCTTACTTGCAACTTCCTCGAACTTTAGGAGAACATCCAGAAACAGGTAAACCCATTAAAGCCGCTCTCGGTCGTTATGGACCCTATATTGTGCATGATCAAGGAAAAGATGGTAAAGACTATCGCTCTCTCAAAGAAGATGATGTTTTAACCGTCACTTTGGAAAGAGCCTTGGAAATTTTAGCACAACCTAAATCTACCAGAGGCAAACGAGGCAAAACAAAGACTCCCTTGAGAGAATTGGGTAATCATCCAGAAGATAATGAACCTATTAACATTTATCAAGGTCCTTATGGGGTCTATTTTCAACATGGTAAAACCAACGTTAAATTACCAGAAGGGGAAACGGTAGAAAGTATGTCTTTAGAAAAAGCCTTAGCTTTACTCCAAGAGAAAGAGGGGGGGAAAAAAACCACCACTAAAAGGAAAAAGGCAACTACCGCTAAAAAGACAACTAGAAGGAAAACAACCAAGAAATAA
- a CDS encoding PAP/fibrillin family protein produces the protein MNSRLLLKQELLDSISKIAQTLNINPQYPITDTLISRDDSINIEKITVNLEALNPFPKPLVYGVNLLDGIWQLNYSTAREIRSLNKLPLGLKLRQVYQIIDTQKTSFFNVAFVEHSSGLVKGYVKVTATFSPQIKDGDMLPQDTINVNFDKRFLAIQKIVNIKTPIFEPVKVFNARNPQGRIPSLKVTYIDESMRIGRGGDGSLFILSKVDKIADL, from the coding sequence TTGAATAGTAGATTACTTCTGAAGCAAGAATTATTAGACAGTATTAGTAAAATAGCTCAAACTCTCAATATTAATCCTCAATATCCCATTACTGATACCCTTATTTCCAGAGACGATAGCATCAACATAGAGAAAATAACAGTTAATTTAGAAGCCCTTAATCCTTTTCCTAAACCATTAGTTTATGGCGTAAATTTGTTGGATGGAATTTGGCAATTAAATTATTCAACGGCAAGGGAAATTAGATCGTTAAATAAATTACCTTTAGGTTTAAAATTGAGGCAAGTTTATCAAATAATTGATACTCAAAAAACATCTTTTTTTAACGTGGCTTTTGTGGAACATTCCTCTGGTTTGGTTAAAGGTTATGTAAAAGTTACCGCTACTTTTTCTCCTCAAATTAAAGATGGTGATATGCTTCCCCAAGATACTATTAACGTTAATTTTGATAAGCGTTTTTTAGCTATTCAAAAAATAGTTAATATAAAAACTCCTATTTTTGAACCTGTCAAAGTATTTAACGCTAGAAATCCTCAAGGGCGAATACCTAGTTTAAAAGTCACTTATATTGACGAATCAATGCGTATTGGTAGGGGAGGCGACGGCAGTTTATTTATACTTTCTAAAGTTGACAAAATTGCTGACCTATAA
- a CDS encoding J domain-containing protein has protein sequence MNSDYNRKTQYTTITKEYFADTHYGLLKLHPSASVIEIRRAYRELSKFYHPDTTDLPPEEAKQKFQRLNEAYGVLANPETRLKYDLQIGYSRWNVIQSPYDFSRANEYDSSKASYLDPSDRPLSAGELFALLLMGLTIFGCMILAFCLAWWRTSNI, from the coding sequence GTGAATTCTGATTATAATCGCAAAACCCAATATACAACTATTACAAAGGAATATTTTGCGGATACTCACTATGGCTTATTGAAATTACATCCCTCGGCTTCTGTTATAGAGATTAGAAGGGCATATCGAGAGTTGAGTAAATTTTACCATCCTGATACAACGGATTTGCCCCCAGAAGAAGCAAAACAAAAATTTCAGCGTTTGAATGAGGCTTATGGGGTTCTTGCTAATCCTGAAACCCGTTTAAAATACGATTTACAAATAGGTTATTCTCGTTGGAATGTGATTCAGAGTCCTTATGATTTTTCACGGGCTAATGAGTATGATAGCTCAAAAGCTAGTTATTTAGATCCGAGCGATCGCCCTTTATCTGCAGGAGAATTGTTTGCCTTATTGTTAATGGGTTTAACCATATTCGGATGTATGATATTAGCTTTTTGTCTTGCTTGGTGGAGAACTTCTAATATATAG
- a CDS encoding Na+/H+ antiporter, giving the protein MSLSFFLAEISIEENLQQFLIVLSVSLTVATISRFFSWFRQIPYTLLLVIVGLGLAFVNIRLIDLSPELILEIFLPPLLFEAAWNIKWDELKKNFLPVILLATIGVIICVVGVSFSLSYFTTMPIAIALLVGASLSASDPVAVVALFRELGASKKLTTLLEGESLLNDGVAVVAFVLLVGIPLGKNTFSLTNSITQFSAFVGIGVAIGLLIGFGISYLTQRFDLPLVEQSLTLVSAYGAYLVTEKLGGSGVIGVVVVGLILGNFGSRIGMNPRTRLIVSEFWEFLAFLVNSIIFLLIGDQINFTDLITHLDLIFVAIIALIVTRLIAVFALSYISNLITVVDINLREQTILWWGGLRGSVSIAIALSVPTILSERQEVIETVFGVVLFTLLVQGLTTKLFLEKLNLIGNQAIKQEYSELLARRFALSKVLDYLTSIPPDKNPDIDPEFYSYEQKLIEGQRTTIEEKIVDLQQKNPELKDISMKKLRENLLNIEADTYAELILKGELNNDLSPILQEIIAQEKSDL; this is encoded by the coding sequence ATGAGCTTATCATTTTTTTTAGCAGAGATTTCTATAGAAGAAAATTTGCAACAATTTTTAATTGTTTTATCTGTTTCTTTAACTGTGGCGACTATCTCTCGATTTTTCAGTTGGTTTAGACAAATTCCCTATACGTTACTATTAGTAATAGTTGGTTTAGGATTAGCTTTTGTAAATATTAGGTTAATTGATTTATCCCCTGAATTAATCCTAGAAATATTTTTACCTCCTCTACTTTTTGAAGCGGCTTGGAATATTAAATGGGATGAATTAAAAAAGAATTTTCTCCCCGTGATTCTTTTAGCTACTATCGGGGTAATTATTTGTGTGGTAGGAGTTTCATTTTCTCTGAGTTATTTTACCACTATGCCAATTGCGATCGCGCTTTTAGTGGGGGCAAGTTTATCGGCAAGTGATCCTGTTGCTGTGGTAGCATTATTTCGGGAATTGGGAGCAAGTAAAAAATTAACAACTCTGTTAGAAGGGGAGAGTTTATTAAACGATGGAGTTGCGGTTGTTGCTTTTGTTTTATTGGTAGGTATTCCTCTCGGAAAAAATACATTTTCTCTGACTAATTCCATTACTCAATTTAGTGCTTTTGTAGGTATTGGAGTAGCTATAGGTTTATTAATCGGCTTTGGAATTTCTTATTTAACCCAAAGATTTGATTTACCCTTAGTTGAACAATCATTAACATTAGTGTCTGCTTATGGAGCTTATTTAGTAACAGAAAAATTAGGAGGTTCTGGGGTAATTGGAGTTGTGGTAGTGGGCTTAATTTTAGGTAATTTTGGCTCAAGAATTGGCATGAATCCTCGTACTCGTTTAATCGTTTCTGAGTTTTGGGAGTTTCTCGCATTTTTAGTCAATTCTATTATCTTTTTATTAATAGGTGATCAGATTAATTTTACTGATTTAATTACTCATTTAGACTTAATTTTTGTGGCGATTATTGCCCTAATTGTTACTCGTTTAATTGCTGTTTTTGCTTTATCATATATTAGTAATTTAATTACAGTAGTCGATATTAATTTGAGAGAACAAACAATCCTTTGGTGGGGAGGATTAAGGGGATCAGTATCGATTGCGATCGCCCTTAGTGTACCTACAATTTTATCCGAGCGTCAAGAAGTGATAGAAACAGTTTTTGGAGTAGTTTTATTCACTTTATTAGTACAAGGATTAACCACTAAATTATTTTTAGAAAAGTTAAATTTAATTGGTAATCAAGCTATTAAACAAGAGTATTCCGAATTGTTAGCCAGAAGATTTGCTTTAAGCAAAGTTTTAGATTATTTAACATCTATTCCCCCTGATAAAAACCCAGATATTGATCCCGAATTTTACAGTTATGAACAGAAATTGATCGAAGGACAACGGACAACTATTGAAGAAAAAATAGTGGATTTACAACAGAAAAACCCTGAATTAAAAGATATTTCTATGAAAAAACTGCGGGAGAATTTATTGAATATTGAAGCGGATACCTATGCTGAATTAATCCTCAAGGGGGAATTAAACAACGATTTATCGCCCATTCTACAAGAAATTATCGCACAAGAAAAATCAGATTTATGA
- a CDS encoding thylakoid membrane photosystem I accumulation factor translates to MSIAPFISGLIKVCLILFCSFSIWLTNTSSSYADINNDRYDGNIFVVYAGNGSLVPPKLTLKQSFDRNIPVILVYYLDDNSDSKQFAFIVSRLQEFYGKAASIIPVSVDSIPVKEKYQPDEVGYYYRGAIPQTVVLDENRKKVFDEEGVIQFEAVDDVLRKVFNLLPRSQSVELKRKTFNEFNSELVPEEKGNGQS, encoded by the coding sequence ATGTCGATCGCACCTTTTATTTCTGGTTTAATTAAAGTCTGTTTAATCTTATTTTGTTCTTTCTCAATTTGGCTAACTAATACCTCCTCTAGCTATGCCGACATCAATAATGATCGTTACGATGGAAATATTTTTGTGGTTTATGCCGGTAATGGTTCTCTTGTTCCCCCTAAACTGACTTTAAAACAGTCCTTTGACAGAAACATTCCCGTTATTTTGGTTTACTACCTTGATGACAATAGCGATTCTAAACAATTTGCCTTTATTGTCTCTCGCCTACAAGAGTTTTATGGAAAGGCCGCTAGTATTATTCCCGTTTCTGTAGATAGTATTCCTGTAAAAGAAAAATATCAACCTGATGAAGTGGGTTACTATTACCGTGGTGCAATTCCTCAAACCGTTGTCTTAGACGAAAATCGCAAAAAAGTATTTGATGAAGAAGGTGTTATTCAGTTTGAAGCCGTTGACGATGTATTAAGAAAAGTATTCAATTTATTACCTCGATCGCAATCTGTAGAATTAAAACGTAAAACCTTTAATGAATTTAACAGTGAATTAGTCCCAGAAGAAAAAGGCAATGGGCAAAGTTAA
- a CDS encoding AbrB family transcriptional regulator: MSSAILDYKNIIRIIGLIILAIAFSWFGEILNLPIPYLLIPLFLGVLVVVIEKKPQPLPKLFSIIGQAIIAIVTASRFSVETFTQAQDFFFPLLFCILITATLSLINGYIIYKWANIDLATSFLGCIPGAGPSLVAMSEDMGADAIAVAVLQYLRILMVSVIIPIIASFYSNQTSTSPIIVTTNQQLLPSLPLIVNIILISIFVFISIKIGEKIQLPSNLFLAPFFCGLLIFSFSPYEIDIPSYIFRGGLLLLGLSIGVKFEVETIQKLLKAVLIEVGLVLLLIFTCFLAGYGFHLMTKIDTLTALLGSTPGGLTAMMATVIELGGDSALVLTMQMMRMLLILTLSPFFAASLMKKSSETTQN; encoded by the coding sequence ATGTCATCAGCAATTTTGGACTATAAAAATATTATTCGCATCATTGGTTTAATCATTTTAGCTATCGCTTTTTCTTGGTTCGGAGAAATACTTAATTTACCCATACCTTATTTACTTATACCCCTGTTTCTTGGGGTGCTAGTGGTAGTCATTGAAAAAAAACCTCAGCCTTTACCTAAACTATTTAGTATTATCGGACAAGCTATTATTGCCATTGTTACAGCCAGTCGCTTTTCTGTGGAAACATTCACCCAAGCACAAGATTTCTTCTTTCCCTTACTATTCTGCATTCTCATTACTGCAACGTTAAGTTTAATCAATGGATACATTATCTATAAATGGGCTAATATTGACTTAGCTACGAGCTTTTTAGGTTGTATTCCGGGGGCAGGACCTAGTTTAGTGGCTATGAGTGAAGATATGGGTGCAGATGCGATCGCAGTTGCTGTGTTACAATATCTAAGAATCTTAATGGTATCAGTGATTATTCCCATCATTGCTAGTTTTTATAGCAATCAAACATCCACCTCGCCAATAATAGTTACTACAAATCAACAGTTATTACCTTCCCTTCCCTTAATCGTTAATATTATTCTAATCAGTATTTTTGTTTTTATTAGTATTAAAATCGGCGAAAAAATTCAACTGCCTTCCAACTTATTTCTTGCACCCTTTTTTTGTGGCTTACTTATCTTTTCCTTTTCTCCTTATGAAATCGACATTCCTAGTTATATCTTTCGAGGAGGATTACTGTTATTAGGACTATCAATCGGTGTTAAATTTGAAGTGGAAACAATCCAAAAACTCTTAAAAGCAGTTCTCATTGAAGTCGGTTTGGTATTATTGCTTATTTTTACCTGTTTTCTTGCAGGTTACGGATTTCACCTCATGACCAAAATTGACACCTTAACAGCCTTATTGGGTTCAACCCCCGGAGGATTAACTGCCATGATGGCAACAGTAATAGAGTTAGGAGGAGATTCAGCTCTAGTACTAACAATGCAAATGATGAGAATGCTATTAATACTTACCCTCAGTCCATTTTTTGCCGCATCCCTGATGAAAAAATCATCGGAAACTACACAAAATTAA